A single region of the Candidatus Ancaeobacter aquaticus genome encodes:
- the miaA gene encoding tRNA (adenosine(37)-N6)-dimethylallyltransferase MiaA, with amino-acid sequence MSKLKEKLTGISPPAVLFIVGATATGKSDIACYLAPNIDGEIVSADSMQIYKYMDIATAKPSQSIQKEIRHHLIDIVDPGQEYNTALYVAHARKAIKDIISRGKIPIITGGTGLYVRALLKGVFEGAQTNINLRKKLNEDLEKYGVSHMFKVLEDIDPSTASKIDCHNPRRILRALEVFHTEKKALIDLQTQWKTKSIGIDSIYSCLVYGVKRERNDLYKRINARVEKMFTEGVVDECRLLIEKDIEKNNVALQALGYKDIISYLRGEISLEDVKESIKTQTRNYAKRQGTWFRKEENIMWIDMPKEESASVTASRIIKLLETDQRLNTSN; translated from the coding sequence ATGAGTAAGCTAAAAGAAAAACTAACAGGTATCAGCCCGCCTGCAGTGCTTTTTATTGTCGGAGCTACTGCTACAGGAAAGTCAGATATTGCATGTTATCTTGCTCCAAATATTGATGGTGAAATAGTTTCTGCTGATTCAATGCAAATATATAAATATATGGATATTGCTACAGCAAAGCCGTCACAATCAATACAAAAGGAAATCCGGCATCATTTAATTGATATTGTAGATCCAGGCCAAGAATATAATACGGCATTATATGTAGCTCACGCACGGAAGGCGATAAAAGATATTATCAGCAGAGGGAAGATACCCATAATAACCGGCGGAACTGGTTTGTATGTGCGTGCGCTCTTAAAAGGTGTTTTTGAAGGTGCCCAAACAAATATTAATCTAAGAAAAAAACTAAATGAAGATCTTGAAAAATATGGTGTCTCACACATGTTTAAAGTCCTAGAAGATATTGATCCTAGTACTGCTTCTAAAATTGATTGTCATAATCCACGAAGGATTTTACGGGCACTCGAAGTGTTTCATACTGAAAAAAAAGCGCTGATAGATCTCCAAACTCAGTGGAAAACAAAATCCATTGGTATCGACTCAATTTACAGCTGTTTAGTATACGGGGTTAAACGAGAAAGAAACGACTTATACAAAAGAATAAACGCACGTGTAGAGAAAATGTTTACAGAAGGTGTTGTTGATGAATGTCGTTTGCTTATTGAAAAAGATATAGAAAAAAACAATGTAGCCTTACAAGCACTCGGATATAAAGATATTATCAGCTATTTACGTGGAGAGATATCACTTGAGGATGTTAAGGAATCAATAAAGACACAAACGCGGAATTATGCAAAACGTCAAGGCACATGGTTTAGAAAAGAAGAAAACATAATGTGGATAGATATGCCAAAAGAAGAATCTGCGTCTGTTACAGCTAGTAGAATAATAAAACTTTTAGAAACAGATCAAAGACTAAATACAAGCAACTAA
- the mutL gene encoding DNA mismatch repair endonuclease MutL encodes MKKIKILPENISNKIAAGEVVERPASIVKELVENSIDAGATRIDVEIKNAGTGLIKVTDDGCGMSKDDALLSLEKHATSKIASIDDVYKIESLGFRGEALPSIASVSRFSMSTNEDKDLEGTTLAIEGGKIVSVKDIGINRGTIISVQDLFFNVPARKKFLKTPHTEMSHIVNMVTLNALPYDEIAFSLTDNNKKVFDIEKGMDLKTRITQLYGSDCVDQLIAVDWKSLDVKIRGFISKPEHTFLNRSKQYYFVNNRACNNRTMLYALSQGYRTLIPDNRHPMCFLFISINPKKVDVNIHPTKRDVRFTDEYIVKNAIIECVRDAFQKSYDMPSFEIAQGSQHEARPENEHHEKVQTAIKRFFGSQDNAGAFQKTQRTYNNAFHNKSGIHDNKDYSQETMDVASNAEMPRLLGQAHSLYIVCEDTDGIIILDQHAAHERVLYEKTMYAMKNCSIDSQKLLLPVTIEVSKSQHIFLSQHEELFKKAGIEINNFGDNTIIIDSVPPFVRTHAIKELMIDIISQIEEESRITKTNDILEEKLIKTLCRKAVKANDLLSGKEQHVLLKDLFKCTVPHTCPHGRPTMIKISYSYLDKEFKRR; translated from the coding sequence ATGAAAAAAATCAAGATATTGCCTGAAAATATATCCAACAAAATTGCTGCTGGAGAAGTAGTTGAGCGCCCGGCATCAATAGTAAAAGAATTAGTTGAGAATTCCATAGATGCAGGAGCAACAAGAATAGATGTTGAAATTAAAAATGCTGGTACGGGACTTATAAAAGTGACCGATGATGGATGTGGGATGTCAAAAGATGACGCACTTTTATCTCTTGAAAAGCACGCGACAAGCAAAATAGCATCAATCGACGATGTCTACAAGATCGAATCGCTTGGTTTTAGAGGTGAAGCATTACCGAGTATCGCAAGTGTTTCACGTTTTAGTATGTCTACGAATGAAGACAAAGATCTTGAAGGCACTACTCTTGCTATTGAGGGCGGAAAAATAGTGTCGGTAAAAGATATTGGCATAAATCGTGGAACCATTATTTCTGTTCAGGATTTATTTTTTAATGTTCCCGCGAGAAAGAAATTTTTAAAAACTCCTCATACTGAAATGAGCCATATCGTAAATATGGTGACTCTTAACGCATTGCCCTATGATGAGATAGCTTTTTCCCTTACGGATAATAATAAAAAGGTATTTGATATAGAAAAGGGGATGGACCTAAAAACAAGGATAACGCAGTTATATGGTAGTGACTGTGTCGATCAACTTATTGCCGTTGATTGGAAAAGTCTGGATGTAAAGATACGTGGATTTATCTCAAAACCAGAACATACATTTTTAAATAGATCAAAACAGTATTATTTTGTTAACAACAGGGCATGCAATAATAGAACGATGTTGTATGCTTTGAGTCAAGGGTACAGGACGCTTATACCAGATAATCGGCACCCTATGTGCTTTCTTTTTATCTCAATTAACCCAAAGAAAGTTGATGTAAATATTCATCCGACAAAGCGTGATGTCCGTTTTACCGATGAGTATATCGTTAAAAACGCGATCATTGAGTGTGTAAGAGATGCTTTCCAAAAGTCCTATGATATGCCTTCTTTCGAGATTGCACAGGGATCACAACATGAAGCACGTCCTGAAAACGAACACCATGAAAAAGTCCAGACAGCAATAAAACGGTTTTTTGGTTCTCAGGATAATGCAGGTGCATTTCAAAAAACACAGAGGACTTATAATAACGCTTTTCATAATAAATCAGGTATCCATGATAATAAGGATTATTCGCAGGAAACAATGGATGTTGCGAGTAATGCCGAGATGCCGAGACTTCTCGGACAAGCGCATTCGTTGTATATAGTTTGTGAAGATACTGATGGCATCATTATTTTAGACCAACATGCAGCACATGAGAGGGTTTTGTATGAAAAAACAATGTATGCTATGAAAAATTGCTCTATCGATTCCCAGAAGCTTTTACTTCCTGTAACAATTGAAGTCTCAAAATCACAGCATATATTCCTTTCTCAACACGAAGAACTTTTTAAGAAAGCAGGGATAGAAATTAACAATTTTGGGGATAATACCATTATTATCGATTCAGTCCCTCCATTTGTAAGAACACACGCAATAAAAGAACTGATGATCGATATAATATCTCAAATTGAAGAAGAGAGCCGCATTACAAAAACTAATGATATTCTTGAAGAAAAATTAATAAAAACTCTTTGTCGAAAAGCGGTAAAAGCTAATGATCTCCTTTCGGGAAAAGAGCAGCACGTGCTTCTGAAAGATCTTTTTAAGTGCACTGTGCCGCATACTTGTCCACATGGCAGGCCGACAATGATAAAAATCTCATATTCTTATTTGGATAAAGAATTTAAGCGGAGATAA
- the mutS gene encoding DNA mismatch repair protein MutS, producing the protein MNIETKHSEATLTPMMRQYLTIKEGVPDSILMFRLGDFYEMFFDDAKKASSILNIALTARGNKVPMCGVPHHAAEAYIAKLIKEGIKVAVCDQIEDAAHAKGIVKRGVTRIVSPGTVLDDTLLNDKSNNYLSSIYKKGDTYGLSYVDLSTGEFKATHVSDERDLLSELVRIRSSEIILPQTLSQDKELLKILQNTTDPYINYLEDWVYDYETSVEQLKNQFKVVSLDGYGLKDRHLETMAAAAIIRYLKDNLYNSLAHLKNISLYEKHHYMILDSISQKNLELINTLRDGKKEGTLLGILDKTVTPMAGRMLKQWIVSPLIVKKDIDSRHNAIEAFIENKTTLYSLREILHEIKDLERIIARLNCGSGNPRDMLSLKASCYAFPRIKQTISAMSDPLIVLLAKSIDEMEELATLLESAIREDAPIMIREGNIIKEGYSEELDQIRSIYTTGRGWIAELQKQEIERTGIKSLKVRYNKVFGYYIEISNINLSSVPDNYVRKQTLVNGERFITDELKEYESKVLGAQEKAYAMEITIFNEIKNSIVCETKRIQEISQAIATLDTLASFSLISISNDYVKPTINNSDEISVQGGRHPVIEHLVGKNQYVPNDVELNTSDNQLLIITGPNMAGKSTYIRQVALIVLMAQIGCYVPAESAKIGIVDRIFTRVGASDDIASGQSTFMVEMTETANIINNTTQKSLIILDEIGRGTSTFDGLAIAWSVCEYLHNNKEKRARTLFATHYHELTELELSMSGVKNYNVAVREWEEDVIFLRKIIRGGTDKSYGIHVAKLAGLPKEIISRAFEILSNLEDESISDSGKPALARKRSDRDIHEEEQLQLFPSKQSEYLEYLSGIDTNAITPLEALQILVEMKKKYKNQ; encoded by the coding sequence ATGAATATTGAAACTAAACATTCCGAAGCAACTCTTACGCCAATGATGAGGCAGTATTTAACCATCAAAGAAGGCGTCCCTGATTCCATTCTTATGTTTCGCTTAGGTGATTTTTATGAAATGTTTTTTGATGATGCAAAAAAAGCCTCGTCCATATTGAATATCGCTTTGACTGCACGTGGCAATAAGGTGCCTATGTGTGGGGTTCCTCATCATGCGGCTGAAGCCTATATCGCAAAACTCATTAAAGAAGGTATAAAAGTCGCAGTCTGCGATCAGATAGAAGATGCTGCTCACGCAAAAGGTATTGTAAAAAGAGGTGTTACAAGGATTGTTTCTCCCGGTACTGTTTTAGACGACACGCTTCTTAATGATAAATCAAACAATTATCTTTCATCAATATATAAAAAAGGTGATACCTACGGGCTGTCGTACGTAGATCTTTCAACCGGAGAATTTAAGGCGACACATGTGTCCGATGAGAGAGATCTTCTAAGTGAACTTGTAAGAATCCGTTCATCTGAGATAATTTTACCGCAAACACTGTCACAGGATAAAGAACTACTGAAAATACTTCAGAACACAACTGATCCCTACATTAATTATCTTGAAGACTGGGTCTATGATTATGAGACCTCCGTAGAACAACTCAAAAACCAGTTTAAAGTCGTATCATTAGATGGGTACGGTTTGAAAGATCGTCATCTTGAAACAATGGCCGCGGCAGCAATTATCCGATATCTAAAAGATAATCTGTATAATTCGTTAGCGCATCTTAAAAATATCTCTTTATATGAAAAACACCACTACATGATACTTGATTCTATCAGTCAAAAGAATTTAGAACTTATTAATACCCTTCGGGATGGAAAAAAAGAAGGAACGCTTTTAGGAATACTTGATAAAACCGTTACGCCCATGGCTGGAAGAATGCTCAAACAGTGGATAGTGAGCCCACTCATTGTAAAAAAAGATATAGATAGCAGGCACAATGCGATAGAAGCTTTTATTGAAAATAAAACAACTTTATATAGCTTGCGTGAGATTCTGCACGAGATAAAAGATCTTGAACGTATTATCGCTCGTTTGAATTGCGGATCAGGGAATCCCCGTGATATGCTTTCCTTAAAGGCGTCTTGTTATGCTTTTCCTCGTATCAAACAAACAATAAGTGCTATGAGTGATCCACTTATTGTTTTACTTGCCAAAAGTATTGATGAAATGGAAGAACTCGCAACTTTACTGGAATCTGCTATACGAGAAGACGCCCCCATAATGATTCGCGAAGGAAATATAATTAAAGAGGGATACAGCGAAGAACTCGATCAAATTAGGTCCATTTATACAACCGGACGCGGATGGATTGCAGAACTACAGAAGCAGGAAATAGAACGTACGGGAATTAAATCTCTAAAAGTGAGATATAATAAGGTCTTTGGATATTATATTGAAATATCAAATATAAATTTGAGTTCTGTTCCTGATAATTATGTAAGAAAACAAACACTGGTAAACGGTGAACGTTTTATTACTGACGAATTAAAAGAATATGAATCAAAGGTGCTTGGTGCGCAGGAAAAAGCTTATGCTATGGAGATAACGATATTTAATGAAATAAAAAACAGTATTGTCTGTGAAACAAAGCGTATACAAGAAATATCTCAAGCGATAGCAACGCTTGATACATTAGCTTCTTTTTCTCTTATCAGCATATCAAACGATTATGTTAAGCCAACCATTAATAATTCAGATGAAATATCGGTGCAAGGAGGAAGACATCCGGTTATTGAACATTTAGTTGGTAAAAATCAGTACGTGCCAAATGATGTGGAGCTTAATACTTCAGATAACCAGTTGTTGATCATTACCGGTCCGAATATGGCAGGCAAATCAACCTATATCAGACAGGTTGCACTTATTGTACTTATGGCGCAAATAGGCTGTTATGTACCAGCCGAAAGCGCAAAGATCGGTATTGTCGATAGAATTTTTACCCGTGTTGGCGCTTCTGACGATATTGCAAGCGGGCAAAGCACATTTATGGTAGAAATGACTGAAACGGCAAATATTATTAATAATACTACGCAAAAAAGTCTTATAATTTTAGATGAAATCGGCAGGGGGACAAGTACGTTTGATGGATTGGCTATTGCATGGTCTGTATGCGAATATTTACACAATAATAAAGAAAAGAGAGCGCGTACGTTGTTTGCGACTCATTACCATGAATTAACGGAGCTTGAGCTTAGCATGAGCGGAGTTAAGAATTATAATGTTGCTGTGCGTGAATGGGAAGAAGATGTCATATTCTTGAGAAAGATCATTCGAGGAGGCACAGATAAGAGTTATGGGATACATGTAGCAAAGCTGGCTGGACTGCCTAAAGAAATTATCTCAAGAGCCTTTGAGATTTTAAGTAACTTGGAGGATGAAAGTATTTCAGATAGCGGGAAACCTGCCCTTGCGCGAAAACGATCTGACAGAGATATCCATGAAGAAGAGCAGTTGCAATTGTTTCCATCTAAACAAAGTGAATATCTTGAATATTTGAGCGGTATTGATACAAATGCAATAACGCCCCTTGAAGCGCTGCAGATTCTCGTTGAAATGAAAAAGAAATATAAAAATCAATAA